In Ignavibacteria bacterium, one DNA window encodes the following:
- a CDS encoding acetyl-CoA carboxylase biotin carboxyl carrier protein subunit encodes MSEDHLNQKNAIIKAPMPGLISKLKVVVGQEIQVGESLLILEAMKMENELKSPIDGVVKQINVELGATINKNAPLITIEGE; translated from the coding sequence ATGAGCGAAGATCACTTAAATCAGAAGAACGCAATTATCAAGGCTCCGATGCCCGGATTAATATCAAAACTGAAAGTTGTGGTCGGACAGGAAATTCAAGTTGGCGAAAGCCTACTAATTCTAGAAGCAATGAAGATGGAAAACGAGCTAAAATCACCCATTGATGGGGTTGTGAAGCAGATAAATGTTGAGCTTGGTGCTACAATTAACAAAAATGCACCATTAATCACAATTGAAGGGGAGTGA